TGTAATGTTTAATATGATTTATAGTGATATAAAAAATAATTCTTTTATCTAAAAAATTAATTTTGAAATATTATTTAAACTCAATCAGACCATTTTTTACTTAACTTCTCATTCTTACATTTGCTGCATGAGTTAAAGCTATAGCTATGGCGTCTGTAATATCTAAAGGCTTAATATCTTTACTAAGCCCTAAAAGTCTTTTTACCATAAAAGCTACTTGTTCTTTTGTTGCTTTTGCTTTTCCTGTAACGGCTTTTTTTACTTGCAAGGGAGTATATTCTGTAAAATCTCCATGAATTTGTAAGATTTTCAAACTCAAAGCTCCACGAAATTGTGCGAGTTTTAAAACGGTTTTTGGATTATAAGCAAAAAAGATATCTTCAATCGCTACCTCATCAAAAGAATGATTTTTAAAAATCAAGTCTAA
This genomic interval from Campylobacter sp. CCS1377 contains the following:
- the ruvC gene encoding crossover junction endodeoxyribonuclease RuvC translates to MKILGIDPGSRNCGYAIIETNKGKNTLIEAGLIKIKPSTLQYQITELCEGLDLIFKNHSFDEVAIEDIFFAYNPKTVLKLAQFRGALSLKILQIHGDFTEYTPLQVKKAVTGKAKATKEQVAFMVKRLLGLSKDIKPLDITDAIAIALTHAANVRMRS